A region from the Chrysoperla carnea chromosome 4, inChrCarn1.1, whole genome shotgun sequence genome encodes:
- the LOC123298176 gene encoding lipase maturation factor 2-like isoform X1, with the protein MISVRQTRNLFLRGICVVYLFSFLSFYIQIPGLYGNNGILPVKLFLDNIRGKTLLAKIQTKPTLLWFASHIGLDPEYMMDVLALLGIVFSFLGFISQKLCVKLVYAILWILYFSLYQVGQGFNQYLTDDLLLEAGLLAIIVAPLFSQSRPKRYSTTKSDIITLWLVRWLLFRVLFSTAISKLLSGTPKWWDLSAFNIHFESIALPTPLAWYCHHFPKWWLRLVVIYSQVTEGALPFLFFVPIRGVRIVGFLNQLFLQLCIIVTGNFNTYNILMITLMISLLDDQVFYKRIKKQRASKWSRLFTFFLNLLIHCSILYGIYVLYDIKFDGNKLDGKITFTKSQFDEIAIKAITGSAFVGLISLALTICGVLTDLGREVTQGKRPLRTLFIPIFCSLTAISCFVMSTIPVFTIDSRTNITKNADVYNIYKKIEPYKLFNNYNYKLYKSLNSINGRPEIIIEGANNIEGPWNEYNFLYKPGNVNNSLPFVAPYAPRLDWQMWTASSSSYNENPWVLALAYRILTGQSEVLQLIDKAHSPFQNQPPKYLRALLYNYHYTLWDQRWHPSWWTRQKVGEYFPVFTKDTVSLQDYLQSQKLLPANIKQVQSTVNPIIKIVLDNLRHFAAQVEGSFFLWSVFSAGCVIILTTSKK; encoded by the exons atgatttccgTTCGTCAAAcgcgtaatttatttttacgagGCATTTGTGTTGTgtacttattttcatttttatcattttatatacaaattccAG gcTTATACGGTAATAATGGCATCTTAccagttaaattatttttggataatattCGTGGTAAAACTTTATTGGCTAAAATTCAAACCAAACCAACGCTTTTATGGTTTGCTTCGCATATTGGATTAGATCCTGAATATATGATGGATGTTTTAGCGTTACTTGGAATCGTTTTTTCATTTCTTgg ATTTATATCCCAGAAATTGTGCGTGAAATTAGTTTATGCAATATTATGGATATTATATTTCTCGTTGTATCAAGTGGGGCAAGgctttaatcaatatttaac ggATGATCTTCTATTAGAAGCCGGCTTATTAGCAATAATTGTTGCCCCATTATTTTCACAAAGCCGACCAAAACGTTATTCCACTACGAAATCAGACATTATAACATTATGGTTGGTGCGTTGGTTGCTATTCCGTGTACTATTTTCAACAGCTATTTCGAAATTATTAAGTGGTACGCCTAAATGGTGGGATCTAAGTG cttttaatattcatttcgaATCAATTGCATTACCAACCCCATTAGCATGGTACTGTCATCATTTTCCAAAATGGTGGCTACGTTTGGTTGTGATTTATTCACAAGTAACAGAAGGAGCActgccatttttattttttgtaccaaTACGTGGTGTAAGAATTGTTGGATTTTTAAATCAG ttatttttacaattatgtaTAATCGTGACTGGTAATTTTAATACGTACAATATATTAATGATAACATTAATGATATCGTTATTGGATgatcaagtattttataaacgTATCAAAAAACAACGGGCCTCAAAATGGAGCCGATTATTTACattctttttgaatttattaatacattgttcaattttatatggtatttatgTGTTGTATGATATAAAATTCGATGGCAATAAATTAGATGGAAAAATTA CATTTACAAAATCGCAATTTGATGAAATAGCTATTAAAGCAATAACAGGGTCAGCATTTGTTGGATTAATATCATTAGCATTAACAATATGTGGTGTATTAACCGATTTGGGTCGAGAAGTAACACAAGGAAAACGTCCATTACGCACTTTATTCATTCCAATATTTTGTTCTTTAACAGCCATTTCATGTTTTGTTATGAGCACt ATTCCAGTCTTTACGATTGATTCACGTACGAATATCACCAAAAATGCtgatgtatataatatttataaaaagattgaaccatacaaattatttaataattataattataaattatacaaaagtttaaattcaataaatggtCGACCAGAGATCATCATTGAAGGTGCCAATAATATTGAAGGGCCATGGAATgaatataactttttatataaaccaGGAAATGTGAATAATTCATTACCGTTTGTTG CACCATATGCTCCACGTTTAGACTGGCAAATGTGGACAGCATCATCTAGTTCGTACAACGAAAATCCATGGGTATTGGCACTTGCATATCGAATTTTAACTGGCCAATCTGAAGTGTTGCAATTAATTGACAAAGCACATTCACCATTCCAAAATCAACCACCCAAATATTTACGagctttattatataattatcattataCATTATGGGATCAAAG GTGGCATCCAAGTTGGTGGACACGACAAAAAGTTGGTGAATATTTCCCAGTATTTACAAAGGATACAGTTTCATTACAAGATTATTTGCAATCACAAAAACTTCTTCCAGCCAATATAAAACAAGTACAATCTACAGTAaatccaataataaaaattgttttagataATTTAAGACATTTTGCTGCACAAGTTGAGGGTAGTTTCTTTTTATGGTCAGTATTTTCAGCTGGTTGTGTGATAATTCTAACAACTAGCAAAAAATAG
- the LOC123298176 gene encoding lipase maturation factor 2-like isoform X2 — MISVRQTRNLFLRGICVVYLFSFLSFYIQIPGLYGNNGILPVKLFLDNIRGKTLLAKIQTKPTLLWFASHIGLDPEYMMDVLALLGIVFSFLGFISQKLCVKLVYAILWILYFSLYQVGQGFNQYLTDDLLLEAGLLAIIVAPLFSQSRPKRYSTTKSDIITLWLVRWLLFRVLFSTAISKLLSGTPKWWDLSAFNIHFESIALPTPLAWYCHHFPKWWLRLVVIYSQVTEGALPFLFFVPIRGVRIVGFLNQLFLQLCIIVTGNFNTYNILMITLMISLLDDQVFYKRIKKQRASKWSRLFTFFLNLLIHCSILYGIYVLYDIKFDGNKLDGKITFTKSQFDEIAIKAITGSAFVGLISLALTICGVLTDLGREVTQGKRPLRTLFIPIFCSLTAISCFVMSTIPVFTIDSRTNITKNADVYNIYKKIEPYKLFNNYNYKLYKSLNSINGRPEIIIEGANNIEGPWNEYNFLYKPGNVNNSLPFVAPYAPRLDWQMWTASSSSYNENPWVLALAYRILTGQSEVLQLIDKAHSPFQNQPPKYLRALLYNYHYTLWDQRTINWWTRQKVGEYFPVFTKDTVSLQDYLQSQKLLPANIKQVQSTVNPIIKIVLDNLRHFAAQVEGSFFLWSVFSAGCVIILTTSKK; from the exons atgatttccgTTCGTCAAAcgcgtaatttatttttacgagGCATTTGTGTTGTgtacttattttcatttttatcattttatatacaaattccAG gcTTATACGGTAATAATGGCATCTTAccagttaaattatttttggataatattCGTGGTAAAACTTTATTGGCTAAAATTCAAACCAAACCAACGCTTTTATGGTTTGCTTCGCATATTGGATTAGATCCTGAATATATGATGGATGTTTTAGCGTTACTTGGAATCGTTTTTTCATTTCTTgg ATTTATATCCCAGAAATTGTGCGTGAAATTAGTTTATGCAATATTATGGATATTATATTTCTCGTTGTATCAAGTGGGGCAAGgctttaatcaatatttaac ggATGATCTTCTATTAGAAGCCGGCTTATTAGCAATAATTGTTGCCCCATTATTTTCACAAAGCCGACCAAAACGTTATTCCACTACGAAATCAGACATTATAACATTATGGTTGGTGCGTTGGTTGCTATTCCGTGTACTATTTTCAACAGCTATTTCGAAATTATTAAGTGGTACGCCTAAATGGTGGGATCTAAGTG cttttaatattcatttcgaATCAATTGCATTACCAACCCCATTAGCATGGTACTGTCATCATTTTCCAAAATGGTGGCTACGTTTGGTTGTGATTTATTCACAAGTAACAGAAGGAGCActgccatttttattttttgtaccaaTACGTGGTGTAAGAATTGTTGGATTTTTAAATCAG ttatttttacaattatgtaTAATCGTGACTGGTAATTTTAATACGTACAATATATTAATGATAACATTAATGATATCGTTATTGGATgatcaagtattttataaacgTATCAAAAAACAACGGGCCTCAAAATGGAGCCGATTATTTACattctttttgaatttattaatacattgttcaattttatatggtatttatgTGTTGTATGATATAAAATTCGATGGCAATAAATTAGATGGAAAAATTA CATTTACAAAATCGCAATTTGATGAAATAGCTATTAAAGCAATAACAGGGTCAGCATTTGTTGGATTAATATCATTAGCATTAACAATATGTGGTGTATTAACCGATTTGGGTCGAGAAGTAACACAAGGAAAACGTCCATTACGCACTTTATTCATTCCAATATTTTGTTCTTTAACAGCCATTTCATGTTTTGTTATGAGCACt ATTCCAGTCTTTACGATTGATTCACGTACGAATATCACCAAAAATGCtgatgtatataatatttataaaaagattgaaccatacaaattatttaataattataattataaattatacaaaagtttaaattcaataaatggtCGACCAGAGATCATCATTGAAGGTGCCAATAATATTGAAGGGCCATGGAATgaatataactttttatataaaccaGGAAATGTGAATAATTCATTACCGTTTGTTG CACCATATGCTCCACGTTTAGACTGGCAAATGTGGACAGCATCATCTAGTTCGTACAACGAAAATCCATGGGTATTGGCACTTGCATATCGAATTTTAACTGGCCAATCTGAAGTGTTGCAATTAATTGACAAAGCACATTCACCATTCCAAAATCAACCACCCAAATATTTACGagctttattatataattatcattataCATTATGGGATCAAAG AACCATAAA TTGGTGGACACGACAAAAAGTTGGTGAATATTTCCCAGTATTTACAAAGGATACAGTTTCATTACAAGATTATTTGCAATCACAAAAACTTCTTCCAGCCAATATAAAACAAGTACAATCTACAGTAaatccaataataaaaattgttttagataATTTAAGACATTTTGCTGCACAAGTTGAGGGTAGTTTCTTTTTATGGTCAGTATTTTCAGCTGGTTGTGTGATAATTCTAACAACTAGCAAAAAATAG